CTATCAATATGCCCACTTACCCATAACATACTTCTAGAAGTAATGACATCACTACCATTGATACCTACAGGATCAATAGTAACCTCTTTAATATGACTTGCCGCATAAGAATCAACTATTAAGTAGCTTGCCGTGATATCACCCAAAACATCAAACTTATCAATTGATGTTGCCTCTCTTGTATACAAAATACCATAATTGTTGGTTAATTGATTAATACTTGCTTGTGCGGTAATAGTCAACGATGCAACCGGCCCATTCAAATAGAAGGCACCACTACGGACCGTTGCACGATTATTAAGCGTTATGTTCCCGGCAGTTGCAGGCTTACCCACCGCTCCGGTTGTAACAATTACCCGAGTATCAATGACACCATTTAAAACGATATCGCCAATCTTTCCATTCGCTGCCGCAGCATACACGGCAATCCCGGCCGGATTAATAGCCTCACTGGTACTGGAAAACTCAACATAGCCAATCTCACCTGCACCAACAGCGACCAAACCATAATTTGCACTTGAAATCAGTTTTCCGTTAACAATAATAGAATCAACTTTTGCACCATTATCAACACCAATTGCTTGCTGATTAGACTCAACAACACCATCAATTAAAAAGGAAATATCACTTTGATTAAGGTTAACAATTATTGCTGACGCATAACCACTCTGAGATCTTACATACGATGTTTTATCAACATATAATTGAACATGACTGCTGACATCAATTGCATAATTATTAGTTGTATCAATCCGTGTGTTTACCAGATTGATATAAGCATTAGCTAAATATAAAGTTTTACTAAAATTACCATTAATAATGTTAATCTGTTCGCTGGAATTATTAATGCGTAAACTAGCTGTCTGCGCTCCGGTTAATAATAAATCTCCTCCGCCACTAATAATTTGCACTTCAAACCCATTATTCAAGTTCTCATTAATAGTCTGGTAAGAGCCATTAGTATTATAGGTAAACGCTCCATCTATACCTGTAGTTAACAGGGCAGGTGGTGTTGATGGCGTTGATGCAACTATATCAGTTACATCACCCGAATCGCTTGGTATAGCATAAACCAATTGCTGGCCTCCAGTCAAAGACAAAGTCAGCAAAAATATAACCGATAAACCAACCTTTATAAAGAATTTCATTTGACTACCTCCTATTCCTCATTACCACAATTATACTCCATCCACTTTTTTATTTATCAATTAACGCACATGTTTTGGGGAAAACAAAATAAACGGTATGGCCTGAGGCCATACCGTTTATAAAATTCTTATAAAAGATTATCGAATCGCGAACGATGACTAATAGCTAACATCGAAGCTGCCGCAGTCATTAAAATAATACTCACGAGCATAAACTGAATTTCGCCACCGGTCACAGCAAGTGTCCCGGTTTCTTCGTTTACAATCTTAAAATCCCAATTTTCAGGTGCGGTCACAATTAAGTCACCGACATCATTATAATCAAGAGTTATATTAATGTCAGCAATTGGTTTATACTGAGCCGACTGCGTCCGCTCATGCAAGACATAGTTTCCTTTAATTAATCCATTAAAAGTAATCTGCCCTTGAGCATTGGTTTGTTGAATACTGTTGTATTCAACGTCTTTTCCGGTTAATTCAAACTCAATCCCGCTAATTGCTTGATTATTTTGATTCACCTTAGTAATTGTCATATCCAATGTCTTTAAAGTGTTGGTAATAACTATATTATTATCCGTATTATTTACCGTAGCCAGATAGTCATTATTGCCAACTTCAACAATGCTATAATCAAAGATTTCACCCTTATTGTTATAAAGTGGCAAAGCTTCAGGAGTAGCTGATGATTGTGGAGTGACAGTATTTATCTGCTGTTGCCAGTTATCTGCTTGAGCTAAGGTCATTTCCGTTGTTCTTGTCCAAGCATTCGGATCAGTAGTGTTATTTCTAGTAACGTAATAGCTTATTGTATTTGGTCGTAAATTGTACTGATCTTCAAAGTCTGACCAAGCTTTAGTGATATTTAAAGTTGTTGCTTCGCCTCTAATTGCCGGGATTGGAAAATCAAATTCATCGGTGCTTGTACTGGTAGGTACTAAAATAGTTCGTTGATTAGCCAAGTACCAAACATCTGGTTTAAAATTATTCTCAGTATTTAAATGGATCTTATATGTGAGGGTGACTTTTTCATTATAACCAATATGCAGTCCTTCCAAATAAATAACATTATCTTGCTCACGTACTGTTACACCATTTGTTAAGCTATTATTTGCTACCCAAACACCATTTTCTTTAACAAAACCGGAAAGTGTATAATTACTGAACACACCATTTTCTTTTTCCAAAATAACATGCTCACCCATTGGGTCAATGACTTTACCATCTTGGATGGTATTAATGGTATTAGCTGCAATCGTTAATGTTTCACTTAATCCTTCAAGATTTTCATCAACAGTAAAATAATGAGCTAAATTGGATGCGATATTCTTACTGATATATTCGCCACGACTTGATGGTGACGCAGCGACATTATAAAATTCAACACCTATCTGTTTTAAATGCACAACCATCCCTAAAGTTAAATTAGATATCTCTTCACTGGTAGTAAGAATAGCATTCGTAGGATCACCATCCACTACCGATTGACTATTGGTGTAATATTGACTGCTACCAGTCTGAAAATCAGTATAATATCCGGCTGCAGAATAACCGTTATATGGCGTAATCTCACCTGTATTAGGATATAGCGTAGCACCACTTACTGGCAAATATGCTCGATTGGCACTACCATCACCAATATGAATTGCCAAATTTCTATGTGCCGGGTCACCATATGTTTGATACATTTGCAAAGCTTCATTTAACCCTTTTTGAATAAAGGTTCCTGTGTGCGTTTCAGCATTAGCTAGAAAATTCAATAGATCCGCTTTACTACTTGTGTAGGGTAGACTCATGACCTGGCGATTATAGGTAACAATCCCAACCCGAATTGTACCTGCCTCTAACGAAGTACTAATCTCATCTATAAAAGTATTCATCCCAGCAATTGTATTCTCTAATTTCTGACCAACCATAGTTGATGAGAAATCAATAATGAATACCAAATCAATCGGCGTTCCTTGACTATTCCCTTTCACCTCTAAATTAACATCAAAAAGGCCCGGAACAGTATCACTTTGGGTCGCATACTTCTTAACATAACTTATATCATTATAATTAACGAATCCCTCTTCATCCAAAAGTGGATTGCTCGGATTATCATAATTATAATTCAAAACATTTTCTCCATATTTATTAGCATCATTATCAACTAAATAGGTTCCATCTGTGCCATCAGCATATTCAAAAGCACCAATTGAAAGTGCTGAAGCAGTCATTGAAAAACTTACACTAATAGTTACCACTGAAAGCAAAATGATAAATACTTTATTCCAAAATTTCATACCTACATGCCCTCCTCTTATCATAGCTCCATGCTATCACACTTTTTTCATTTCTTCAAAGAGGAAGCAATAATAATTAAAAAATAATCAATAATTGCAAAAAAACTATACTATCCATATTAGATTAATACAACTATCTTTAAAAACGCAAAATTAAAAGACCGCAAATAGCGGTCCTCTTTTCTAGAAAAGATTTTGGCTGTAGAATCAAAACAATCTATGGTCTTCCTCTCCAAAATAATTGTTATTCCTACCACCCATATATTACTATTGTTATAATTTTTTGTAAATCAATATGTATTTAAAATTTTTGTGAATCCATAACCTTTACCAAGATTCACCATACAGAGTCAGTTTAAAAATAAAATGGCATAGTTTAATACACTCGCGAATGTTACCCACAAAAAATATGGTCCCATCAGCCACATAGCTACCGGTTTATATTTACTATAAAATGCTTGTTGAATAAACAAAAGAATCCATAAAAGTGTAATATCAATAACCGAAAGCAAATTGTTTTGAAGTGTAAAAAACAGTCCTGACCATATAAAATTGAGAATAAATTGTGCAATAAACATGCTTAACATTATCTTTCTTTGCTGCATATCTGCATGTGTCAAAATAAAATAAAATGTTATTCCCATAAGAATATATAATATGATCCATACCGGCCCGAATAACCACGCCGGCGGTGCAAATACCGGCAAAATTAATGACTTATAATATTCTCCGGCATTAATTGAAAAAATACCCGATAATA
This genomic stretch from Culicoidibacter larvae harbors:
- a CDS encoding VWA domain-containing protein, with the protein product MKFWNKVFIILLSVVTISVSFSMTASALSIGAFEYADGTDGTYLVDNDANKYGENVLNYNYDNPSNPLLDEEGFVNYNDISYVKKYATQSDTVPGLFDVNLEVKGNSQGTPIDLVFIIDFSSTMVGQKLENTIAGMNTFIDEISTSLEAGTIRVGIVTYNRQVMSLPYTSSKADLLNFLANAETHTGTFIQKGLNEALQMYQTYGDPAHRNLAIHIGDGSANRAYLPVSGATLYPNTGEITPYNGYSAAGYYTDFQTGSSQYYTNSQSVVDGDPTNAILTTSEEISNLTLGMVVHLKQIGVEFYNVAASPSSRGEYISKNIASNLAHYFTVDENLEGLSETLTIAANTINTIQDGKVIDPMGEHVILEKENGVFSNYTLSGFVKENGVWVANNSLTNGVTVREQDNVIYLEGLHIGYNEKVTLTYKIHLNTENNFKPDVWYLANQRTILVPTSTSTDEFDFPIPAIRGEATTLNITKAWSDFEDQYNLRPNTISYYVTRNNTTDPNAWTRTTEMTLAQADNWQQQINTVTPQSSATPEALPLYNNKGEIFDYSIVEVGNNDYLATVNNTDNNIVITNTLKTLDMTITKVNQNNQAISGIEFELTGKDVEYNSIQQTNAQGQITFNGLIKGNYVLHERTQSAQYKPIADINITLDYNDVGDLIVTAPENWDFKIVNEETGTLAVTGGEIQFMLVSIILMTAAASMLAISHRSRFDNLL
- a CDS encoding InlB B-repeat-containing protein, producing MKFFIKVGLSVIFLLTLSLTGGQQLVYAIPSDSGDVTDIVASTPSTPPALLTTGIDGAFTYNTNGSYQTINENLNNGFEVQIISGGGDLLLTGAQTASLRINNSSEQINIINGNFSKTLYLANAYINLVNTRIDTTNNYAIDVSSHVQLYVDKTSYVRSQSGYASAIIVNLNQSDISFLIDGVVESNQQAIGVDNGAKVDSIIVNGKLISSANYGLVAVGAGEIGYVEFSSTSEAINPAGIAVYAAAANGKIGDIVLNGVIDTRVIVTTGAVGKPATAGNITLNNRATVRSGAFYLNGPVASLTITAQASINQLTNNYGILYTREATSIDKFDVLGDITASYLIVDSYAASHIKEVTIDPVGINGSDVITSRSMLWVSGHIDSLTISPKVFQVDGMDAPFNFRQTAVIDSMIVNQSIIDTDAVAAGILFNNQAGSNIAALQFNDTLLFGEANNVSVAGQPLTHVLPTILTSNLHTANGVTTLDVEVPELATLPNVSSSGIKLSFLFDDYSHQEDFMYYGGVQTVTIPSSVINTAQPFCIVNYASYDLQDDVVITSNRSQSYEVASYLLSFNLNGGDGQAPQTQQLVEGAFASPVDNPVRAGYTFKGWNTKANGTGQVWTFATSTMPAENLVLYAQWVKIELPQTGDDNAELLFGAALLLSSVAVIIIKKRS
- a CDS encoding TspO/MBR family protein, which encodes MKVVKDWRLWASIIIVTLLGLLSGIFSINAGEYYKSLILPVFAPPAWLFGPVWIILYILMGITFYFILTHADMQQRKIMLSMFIAQFILNFIWSGLFFTLQNNLLSVIDITLLWILLFIQQAFYSKYKPVAMWLMGPYFLWVTFASVLNYAILFLN